Proteins from one Deinococcus actinosclerus genomic window:
- a CDS encoding DUF427 domain-containing protein — translation MPQRARPQPVPPAPGQESVWDYPRPPRLERTPATLEIWLGGERIARTTGGFRVLETSHPPTYYLPKEAFAPGVLERAPGGSVCEWKGQATYWTLRAGDRVDEGAGWSYEQPTAPFAPMAGFVAVYAGRMDECRVNGVRVTPQPGGFYGGWITPEVVGPFKGEPGSWGW, via the coding sequence ATGCCTCAGCGCGCCCGTCCGCAGCCCGTGCCGCCCGCCCCCGGTCAGGAGAGCGTCTGGGACTACCCGCGCCCACCGCGTCTGGAGCGCACGCCCGCAACCCTGGAGATCTGGCTGGGTGGCGAGCGGATCGCCCGCACGACCGGGGGCTTCCGGGTGCTGGAGACGAGTCACCCACCCACCTATTACCTGCCGAAAGAGGCGTTCGCGCCGGGGGTGCTGGAGCGCGCCCCGGGCGGCAGCGTGTGCGAGTGGAAAGGGCAGGCGACCTACTGGACGCTCCGTGCAGGCGACAGGGTGGACGAGGGCGCGGGCTGGAGTTACGAGCAGCCCACCGCGCCCTTTGCACCGATGGCGGGGTTTGTAGCGGTGTACGCAGGCCGGATGGACGAGTGCCGCGTGAACGGCGTGCGGGTGACGCCGCAGCCCGGCGGGTTCTACGGGGGCTGGATCACGCCGGAGGTGGTGGGTCCATTCAAGGGCGAGCCCGGCAGCTGGGGCTGGTAG
- a CDS encoding SpoIID/LytB domain-containing protein, which produces MRSFLRVGAAVCGGLLLGSGASALNVRVLVAAAPQLTVRVAAPAPAPGALNVPGAPTPAPLPVQAWTVGASGTQLTLNGQPTGSASLYLPPSPGSVVEIAGKAYRGGVQLRAEKGGVQGINVVDLEDYLRGVVPAEMPASWPSAAVQAQAVIARTYVTARINPATPYDTCATETCQVYGGIAAEKPLADAAIAATRAQVVAFGGKAASTYFSSDSGGFTASSAEVWGKELPYLVAKADPFSAGSPRARWRLEVPLGRVQEAAGNAGVRVGALRSVTVTRVSESGRPLEITFVGASGTGKLTGASAGGFVRALGASGTRVTLAGLNPLVLSGSGSGHGVGLSQYGALGLANAGYSHLHVLGFYYPGTQLATLSADAGPARPALAVQAALPVPPLGQVWAAAHAQQAAPELLAAAPGFTP; this is translated from the coding sequence ATGCGTTCATTTCTGCGTGTTGGCGCTGCGGTGTGCGGCGGGCTGCTGCTGGGGTCTGGCGCGTCGGCGCTGAACGTGCGCGTGCTGGTGGCGGCGGCCCCACAGTTGACCGTGCGGGTCGCGGCCCCCGCCCCGGCGCCCGGCGCCCTGAACGTGCCCGGCGCCCCCACGCCGGCCCCCCTGCCGGTGCAGGCCTGGACGGTGGGGGCCAGCGGCACGCAGCTGACCCTGAACGGCCAGCCCACCGGGAGCGCGAGCCTCTACCTGCCGCCCAGTCCGGGCAGCGTCGTGGAGATCGCCGGGAAGGCGTACCGGGGCGGGGTGCAGCTGCGCGCCGAGAAGGGCGGCGTGCAGGGCATCAACGTGGTGGACCTGGAAGACTACCTGCGCGGCGTGGTCCCGGCCGAGATGCCCGCGTCGTGGCCGTCGGCGGCGGTGCAGGCGCAGGCGGTGATCGCGCGCACCTACGTCACGGCGCGCATCAACCCCGCCACGCCGTACGACACCTGCGCCACCGAGACCTGTCAGGTGTACGGCGGGATCGCCGCCGAGAAGCCCCTGGCGGACGCCGCGATCGCCGCGACGCGCGCGCAGGTCGTGGCGTTCGGCGGGAAGGCGGCCAGCACGTATTTCAGCAGTGACAGCGGCGGCTTCACGGCGTCGAGCGCCGAGGTGTGGGGCAAGGAGCTGCCGTACCTGGTCGCGAAGGCCGATCCGTTCTCGGCGGGCAGCCCACGCGCCCGCTGGCGGCTGGAGGTGCCCCTGGGCCGCGTGCAGGAAGCGGCCGGGAACGCTGGGGTGCGCGTGGGCGCCCTCAGGAGCGTGACGGTCACGCGCGTCAGCGAGTCGGGCCGCCCGCTGGAGATCACGTTCGTGGGCGCCTCCGGCACCGGGAAGCTGACCGGGGCGAGCGCCGGGGGCTTCGTGCGGGCGCTGGGCGCGTCCGGCACGCGCGTGACCCTCGCGGGCCTGAACCCGCTCGTGCTGTCGGGCAGCGGCAGCGGGCACGGGGTGGGCCTCTCGCAGTACGGAGCGCTGGGGCTGGCGAACGCCGGGTACAGCCACCTGCACGTCCTGGGCTTCTACTACCCCGGCACGCAGCTGGCCACCCTGAGCGCCGACGCGGGCCCGGCCCGCCCGGCCCTGGCGGTGCAGGCGGCGCTGCCGGTGCCGCCCCTGGGGCAGGTCTGGGCGGCAGCCCACGCGCAGCAGGCGGCGCCGGAACTGCTGGCGGCCGCCCCCGGGTTCACACCATGA
- a CDS encoding menaquinone biosynthesis decarboxylase — protein MAFPDIQSFMRLLEQRGELLRVTTPVSRELEITEIADRMVKQGGPALLFENVTGSDYPVAIGLLGTKERVALALGVDDLDELAEKVRNLIDLSGGGSKLGLLSNVTKLRDAMNLPPRRVRSAPAQEVVWRGDEVDLSKIPVLKCWPLDGGPFVTLPLVITKDPETGERNMGMYRVQVMSKNTTGMHWQRHKTGTKHLEKARKLGQRLEVAVAIGGDPALIYAATAPLPPVPGLDEFALAGYLRGQRYPVARGITVDLDVPANAEFVLEGYVDPSEDWVVEGPFGDHTGFYTLPDLYPHFHVTAVTMRRNPVYPATIVGRPPMEDAYLIEASERLFLPAAQLIIPEIVDYHMPPAGVAHNLVFVSIKKSYPGQAYKVANGLFGLGQMMFAKVIVVLDEDVKVTDFDAVWREVTRKAVPGRDTLTTRGPIDVLDHSSRGWGYGGKLIIDATTKRPEEVGSAASSRPDQAGDTVAPHAFTPLAAHDLPTFGGVLAQRQTPDGYWLVALHKTRAGQARELAAAFAAHPAAQGIRHLLICDDQTDVNDLQDVWWTILNNIDAERDVWVQGGLLAWDGAQKLPEEGFVREWPPKIVMDQGVVDRVERLWNVYGLPESLR, from the coding sequence ATGGCCTTTCCGGACATCCAGAGTTTCATGCGCCTCCTCGAGCAGCGCGGTGAACTGCTCCGCGTCACGACCCCGGTCAGCCGAGAACTGGAAATCACCGAGATCGCCGACCGCATGGTCAAGCAGGGCGGCCCGGCCCTGCTGTTCGAGAACGTCACCGGCAGTGACTACCCGGTCGCCATCGGCCTGCTGGGCACCAAGGAGCGCGTGGCGCTGGCCCTCGGCGTGGACGACCTCGACGAACTGGCCGAGAAGGTCCGGAACCTCATCGACCTGTCCGGCGGCGGCAGCAAGCTGGGCCTGCTGAGCAACGTCACGAAACTCCGCGACGCCATGAACCTCCCCCCGCGCCGCGTCCGCTCGGCCCCCGCGCAGGAGGTCGTGTGGCGCGGCGACGAGGTGGACCTCTCGAAGATCCCGGTCCTCAAGTGCTGGCCGCTCGACGGCGGGCCGTTCGTCACGCTGCCCCTCGTCATCACGAAGGACCCGGAAACCGGCGAGCGCAACATGGGCATGTACCGCGTGCAGGTCATGAGCAAAAACACGACTGGCATGCACTGGCAGCGGCACAAGACCGGTACCAAACACCTGGAGAAGGCCAGGAAACTGGGACAGCGGCTGGAGGTCGCGGTCGCCATCGGCGGCGACCCGGCGCTGATCTACGCCGCCACCGCGCCCCTGCCGCCCGTGCCGGGCCTGGACGAGTTCGCCCTCGCCGGGTACCTGCGCGGCCAGCGCTACCCCGTCGCCAGGGGTATCACGGTGGATCTGGACGTGCCCGCCAACGCCGAGTTCGTGCTGGAAGGCTACGTGGACCCCAGCGAGGACTGGGTGGTCGAGGGGCCGTTCGGGGATCACACCGGCTTCTATACCCTGCCGGACCTGTACCCGCACTTCCACGTCACGGCCGTCACCATGCGCCGCAATCCCGTGTACCCGGCGACCATCGTGGGCCGCCCCCCCATGGAGGACGCGTACCTGATCGAGGCGTCCGAACGGCTGTTCCTGCCCGCCGCGCAGCTCATCATTCCCGAGATCGTCGATTACCACATGCCGCCCGCCGGGGTCGCTCACAACCTCGTGTTCGTCAGCATCAAGAAGAGCTACCCGGGGCAGGCGTACAAGGTCGCCAACGGCCTGTTCGGCCTGGGCCAGATGATGTTCGCCAAGGTCATCGTGGTCCTCGACGAGGACGTGAAGGTCACCGACTTCGACGCCGTGTGGCGCGAGGTCACGCGCAAGGCCGTGCCGGGCCGCGACACCCTCACCACGCGCGGCCCCATCGACGTGCTCGACCACTCCAGCCGGGGCTGGGGCTACGGCGGCAAACTCATCATCGACGCCACCACCAAACGCCCCGAGGAGGTCGGCAGCGCCGCCAGCAGCCGCCCCGACCAGGCTGGGGACACCGTGGCGCCCCACGCCTTCACGCCCCTCGCCGCGCACGACCTCCCCACCTTCGGCGGCGTCCTCGCCCAGCGGCAGACCCCGGACGGGTACTGGCTGGTCGCGCTGCACAAGACCCGCGCCGGACAGGCCCGCGAGCTCGCCGCCGCCTTCGCCGCGCACCCCGCCGCGCAGGGCATCCGCCACCTCCTGATCTGCGACGACCAGACCGACGTGAACGACCTCCAGGACGTCTGGTGGACCATCCTGAACAACATCGACGCCGAACGCGACGTCTGGGTGCAGGGGGGGCTCCTCGCCTGGGACGGCGCGCAGAAACTTCCTGAAGAGGGCTTCGTGCGCGAGTGGCCGCCCAAGATCGTCATGGACCAGGGGGTCGTGGACCGCGTGGAGCGCCTGTGGAACGTGTACGGCCTGCCGGAATCCCTGCGGTAA
- a CDS encoding alpha-hydroxy acid oxidase yields the protein MTLHNLDTPGDALRDAVNLADIEALGRAALDRNALEYYASGANDEHTLRENRAAFTRARLRPRILVDVSAVDTRTSALGLPLSSPIGIAPSAFHGLAHPDAERATARAAHARDSVMTLSTFSNTPIETVGADAQGRFWFQLYLLRDRAHSRAMLDRARAAGARALVFTVDAPYLGRREVNERHRFALPTHLGAPNVASRDALAQVETDSGSQLANYFRDLADKTFTWHDLAWLREQTPLPIILKGILTAEDAVLAAEHGCHVWVSNHGGRQLDTAISSFEALPEIVDAVAGRSEIYLDGGVTRGTDVLKAVALGARAVFLGRAALWGLAAAGQHGVERTLTLLEDEFRLAMALCGAAQIEDLTPALVRL from the coding sequence ATGACCCTCCACAACCTGGACACCCCCGGCGACGCCCTGCGCGACGCCGTGAACCTCGCGGACATCGAGGCGCTGGGCCGCGCCGCGCTGGACCGCAACGCCCTGGAGTACTACGCGAGCGGCGCGAACGACGAACACACCCTGCGCGAGAACCGCGCCGCGTTCACCCGCGCCCGCCTGCGTCCCCGCATCCTCGTGGACGTGTCAGCGGTCGATACCCGCACCAGCGCGCTGGGCCTCCCGCTGAGCAGCCCCATCGGGATCGCCCCCAGCGCCTTCCACGGCCTGGCCCACCCGGACGCCGAGCGCGCCACCGCCCGCGCCGCACACGCCCGGGACAGCGTCATGACGCTGAGCACCTTCAGCAACACCCCCATCGAGACCGTCGGCGCGGACGCCCAGGGCCGCTTCTGGTTCCAGCTGTACCTGCTGCGCGACCGCGCGCACAGCCGCGCGATGCTCGACCGCGCCCGGGCCGCCGGAGCGCGCGCCCTCGTCTTCACCGTGGACGCCCCCTACCTGGGCCGCCGGGAGGTCAACGAGCGCCACCGCTTCGCCCTGCCCACCCATCTGGGCGCCCCCAACGTCGCCAGCCGTGACGCCCTCGCGCAGGTCGAGACGGACAGCGGCTCGCAGCTCGCCAACTACTTCCGCGACCTTGCCGACAAGACGTTCACCTGGCACGACCTGGCCTGGCTGCGCGAACAGACGCCCCTGCCCATCATCCTGAAAGGCATCCTGACCGCCGAGGACGCCGTTCTGGCCGCAGAGCACGGCTGTCACGTCTGGGTCAGCAACCACGGTGGCCGGCAGCTCGACACCGCCATCAGCAGCTTCGAGGCCCTCCCGGAGATCGTGGACGCCGTCGCGGGCCGCAGCGAGATCTACCTCGACGGGGGCGTCACGCGCGGCACGGACGTCCTGAAAGCTGTCGCGCTCGGCGCGCGAGCCGTGTTCCTGGGCCGCGCCGCCCTGTGGGGCCTCGCCGCCGCCGGGCAGCACGGTGTGGAACGCACCCTGACCCTGCTGGAGGACGAATTCCGCCTCGCCATGGCCCTGTGCGGCGCCGCGCAGATCGAGGACCTGACCCCGGCGCTGGTGCGGCTGTAG
- a CDS encoding transporter substrate-binding domain-containing protein, giving the protein MTKHFTGLTLPLLALTLGLGSAHAAAPSTLQKGVLKIGMEGTYAPFTYKDDKGNLTGFDVDIARAVAAKLGLKAEFVLTEWSGILAGLQANKYDVIVNQVGITAERQKTIGFSQPYAYSSPQIIVKKTGSFSPKTLADLKGKRVGVGLGSNFEKQLRDAGGINVVTYPGAPEYLADLAAGRLDAAFNDRLLVGYLIKSQNLPVRGAGVIGDPESVGIAMKKTNTSLKTAVDKALLQLKADGTYAKISRKWFGQDVSKP; this is encoded by the coding sequence ATGACCAAGCACTTCACCGGCCTCACCCTGCCCCTGCTCGCCCTGACCCTCGGCCTCGGCAGCGCCCACGCCGCCGCCCCCAGCACCCTGCAAAAAGGCGTGCTGAAGATCGGCATGGAAGGCACCTACGCCCCGTTCACGTACAAGGACGACAAGGGCAACCTCACCGGCTTCGACGTGGACATCGCCCGGGCCGTGGCGGCCAAGCTGGGCCTGAAGGCCGAGTTCGTCCTGACCGAGTGGAGCGGCATCCTGGCCGGACTCCAGGCGAACAAGTACGACGTGATCGTCAATCAGGTCGGCATCACCGCCGAGCGCCAGAAGACCATCGGCTTCAGCCAGCCCTACGCGTACTCCAGCCCGCAGATCATCGTCAAGAAGACTGGCAGCTTCTCCCCGAAGACCCTTGCGGACCTGAAGGGCAAGCGCGTGGGCGTGGGCCTGGGCAGCAACTTCGAGAAGCAGCTGCGGGACGCGGGCGGTATCAACGTCGTCACGTACCCCGGCGCGCCCGAGTACCTCGCGGACCTCGCCGCGGGCCGCCTGGACGCCGCGTTCAACGACCGCCTGCTCGTCGGGTACCTCATCAAGTCCCAGAACCTCCCCGTGCGCGGCGCGGGCGTCATCGGTGACCCCGAATCGGTCGGCATCGCCATGAAGAAGACCAACACCAGCCTGAAGACGGCGGTGGACAAGGCCCTGCTGCAACTCAAGGCCGACGGCACGTACGCCAAGATCAGCCGCAAGTGGTTCGGTCAGGACGTCAGCAAGCCTTAA
- a CDS encoding amino acid ABC transporter permease → MNTEQLQLVLQSAWTSLPTLLGALPVTLGFALGAMVLGLPLGFLVALARLSRLGWVRGLSSLYVSFMRGTPLLVQIFVIYYGLPSLGVTLNPVAGGVIALTLNAAAYLSETMRAAILSIPKGQREAATSLGLSGSQTMRLIILPQAARVALPSLSNTLIGLVKDTSLVSVITVVELLRSAQLVIARTFEPFGPYLAAALIYWAVSSLLELVQRALERRFARGG, encoded by the coding sequence ATGAACACCGAACAGCTGCAACTCGTCCTCCAGAGCGCCTGGACGTCCCTGCCGACCCTGCTGGGGGCGCTGCCCGTCACGCTGGGGTTCGCGCTGGGCGCGATGGTGCTGGGCCTCCCGCTGGGGTTCCTGGTCGCGCTGGCGCGGCTGTCCCGCCTGGGCTGGGTGCGGGGCCTGAGCAGCCTGTACGTGTCGTTCATGCGCGGCACGCCGCTGCTCGTGCAGATTTTCGTCATCTACTACGGGCTGCCCAGCCTGGGCGTCACGCTGAACCCCGTGGCGGGCGGCGTGATCGCCCTGACGCTGAACGCCGCCGCGTACCTCTCGGAGACGATGCGCGCCGCGATCCTGAGCATCCCGAAGGGGCAGCGGGAGGCCGCGACCAGCCTGGGCCTGAGTGGGTCGCAGACCATGCGGCTGATCATCCTGCCGCAGGCGGCGCGCGTGGCACTGCCCAGCCTGAGCAACACCCTGATCGGCCTCGTGAAGGACACGTCCCTGGTCAGCGTGATCACGGTCGTGGAACTGCTCCGCAGCGCGCAGCTGGTCATCGCGCGGACCTTCGAACCGTTCGGGCCGTACCTGGCGGCGGCGCTGATCTACTGGGCGGTCAGCAGCCTGCTGGAACTCGTGCAGCGGGCGCTGGAACGCCGTTTCGCGCGCGGCGGGTAG
- a CDS encoding FAD-dependent oxidoreductase gives MWAHVGQSFTPGTDPQAPYDVLILGAGRMGSALALALTEHAPHLKTLLVEEGGLPNEDGATILAPGIWTTAHLPDSQHGAARWTLERLRALLGDDIQSRRYLTLHDQPTPGSQPTRDLLGAHPQSLALLDLGVLPHARAHGAHTYRPGTLAQVAAQSAIRRGTDLLLNTRATPHPGGRVTLERLTVTNTHQVVTHETHTLHAPLIVLATGAHAPTQAEHHLGVHTRHARAYRQTPHLAAPSTEDTPVLHAHGLTLRPQHGAYTLIPPIHHRDPHGYAPQGGHLTGVPTGLRRETLEDLVGLMDAFPALATSDLHLGRSLADIPGAWLALPGGQPGAPPTHDRLDDHTHLLLGGPHADTLGLWTADELARQIAGGSGQ, from the coding sequence GTGTGGGCCCACGTCGGCCAGTCCTTCACCCCCGGCACCGACCCGCAGGCCCCCTACGACGTGCTTATCCTCGGCGCGGGCCGCATGGGCAGCGCCCTGGCCCTGGCCCTGACCGAGCACGCCCCGCACCTGAAGACCCTGCTGGTCGAGGAGGGCGGCCTGCCCAACGAGGACGGCGCGACCATCCTCGCCCCCGGCATCTGGACGACTGCACACCTGCCCGATTCCCAGCACGGTGCCGCCCGCTGGACCCTGGAGCGGCTGCGGGCCCTGCTGGGCGATGACATCCAGTCCCGCCGGTACCTGACCCTGCACGACCAGCCCACCCCCGGCAGTCAGCCCACCCGCGACCTGCTCGGCGCGCACCCGCAGAGCCTCGCCCTGCTCGACCTGGGGGTCCTCCCGCACGCCAGGGCGCACGGGGCGCACACCTACCGCCCCGGCACCCTCGCGCAGGTGGCCGCGCAGAGCGCCATCCGGCGCGGCACCGACCTGCTGCTGAACACCCGCGCTACCCCCCACCCCGGCGGGCGCGTCACGCTGGAGCGCCTGACCGTCACGAACACCCATCAGGTCGTCACGCACGAGACCCACACCCTCCACGCGCCCCTGATCGTTCTCGCCACCGGCGCGCACGCTCCCACACAGGCCGAACATCATCTGGGCGTCCACACCCGCCACGCCCGCGCCTACCGGCAGACCCCGCACCTCGCCGCGCCCAGCACCGAGGACACGCCCGTCCTGCACGCCCACGGCCTCACGTTGCGGCCCCAGCACGGCGCGTACACCCTCATCCCGCCCATCCACCACCGCGACCCGCACGGCTACGCGCCCCAGGGCGGGCACCTGACCGGCGTCCCCACCGGCCTGCGCCGCGAAACCCTCGAGGACCTCGTGGGCCTCATGGACGCCTTCCCCGCCCTCGCCACCAGTGACCTGCACCTGGGCCGCAGCCTCGCCGACATTCCCGGCGCGTGGCTCGCCCTCCCCGGCGGGCAGCCCGGCGCCCCACCCACCCACGACCGCCTCGACGACCACACCCACCTCCTTCTGGGCGGCCCCCACGCCGACACCCTCGGCCTGTGGACCGCAGACGAACTGGCGCGGCAGATCGCGGGGGGAAGTGGGCAGTAG
- a CDS encoding DUF4153 domain-containing protein, with protein MTLPGAPAEVPQAPSPAAPRLAWPLLTAAGLALAALLLTEGAGGAFGLNLAVWTALYLGVVTWRARREGQPPSREGVTLLALAALFSVAFTLWAPTPDLAFLNMLALVLCLGLGSAALRFPGLARAGVLDGLGAALSSGIHVIYGLAVLLDRFPWAHLKPASAAPRTWGRVGVGALLSVPLLAVFAPLLAGADESFAHALNALLHLDVNLDRSISTLGHLIGWLILTGGLVYGALLAARPSLLPPAPGQGRLGLIETGVPLGALALLFTAFAARQLPLLLGGTLPDGQTYAAFIREGFGQLMTVALLTAAVLRVAYALSTPESRRRAAFHALNAAVLLPLTVILASAAQRWVLYTQAYGLSETRVLGAAFLVWVTLTLAWLAVTLWRDQAPRFAYPALLLGLGTLLVTTALNPAGLIARVNITRELSGVTNAQRRAPQQANAADLLALGPGAAPVIAAHLDVLTDCAPNPGASGVPECIGASALSASLRDSYAGERDPRAWTLAHARARQAALGLPVPPDPVTRPPEDVSGPRER; from the coding sequence ATGACCCTCCCCGGTGCGCCCGCCGAAGTCCCCCAGGCCCCCTCCCCCGCCGCGCCGAGGCTGGCGTGGCCGCTGCTGACCGCCGCCGGGCTGGCGCTGGCCGCGCTGCTGCTGACCGAGGGCGCGGGCGGCGCGTTCGGGCTGAATCTGGCGGTGTGGACGGCCCTGTACCTGGGCGTGGTGACGTGGCGGGCGCGGCGGGAGGGCCAGCCCCCCAGCCGCGAGGGGGTGACCCTGCTGGCCCTGGCCGCCCTGTTCAGCGTGGCGTTCACGCTGTGGGCCCCCACGCCCGATCTGGCGTTCCTGAACATGCTGGCGCTGGTGTTGTGCCTGGGGCTGGGCTCGGCCGCGCTGCGCTTCCCGGGGCTGGCGCGGGCGGGCGTGCTGGACGGCCTGGGCGCCGCCCTGAGCAGCGGCATTCACGTCATCTACGGGCTGGCCGTGCTGCTCGACCGCTTCCCGTGGGCGCACCTGAAACCCGCCTCTGCCGCGCCGCGCACCTGGGGCCGGGTGGGCGTGGGCGCCCTGCTGAGCGTGCCGCTCCTCGCGGTGTTCGCACCGCTGCTGGCCGGGGCGGACGAGTCGTTCGCCCACGCGCTGAACGCGTTGCTGCACCTGGACGTGAACCTCGACCGGTCTATCAGCACCCTGGGGCACCTGATCGGCTGGCTGATCCTGACCGGCGGACTGGTGTACGGGGCGCTGCTCGCCGCGCGGCCCAGCCTCCTCCCGCCCGCGCCGGGTCAGGGACGGCTGGGCCTGATCGAGACGGGCGTGCCGCTGGGCGCGCTGGCGCTGCTGTTCACGGCGTTCGCGGCGCGGCAGCTGCCGCTGCTGCTGGGCGGCACGCTGCCCGACGGGCAGACGTACGCGGCGTTCATCCGCGAGGGCTTCGGGCAACTCATGACCGTGGCGCTCCTGACGGCCGCCGTGCTGCGCGTCGCGTACGCCCTGAGCACCCCGGAGTCCCGCCGCCGAGCAGCCTTCCACGCGCTGAACGCCGCCGTGCTGCTGCCGCTGACGGTGATCCTGGCGTCCGCCGCGCAGCGCTGGGTGCTGTACACCCAGGCGTACGGCCTGAGCGAGACCCGCGTGCTGGGCGCCGCCTTCCTGGTGTGGGTGACGCTGACCCTGGCGTGGCTGGCCGTGACCCTCTGGCGGGATCAGGCCCCGCGCTTCGCGTACCCGGCGCTGCTGCTGGGCCTGGGCACGCTGCTCGTCACGACCGCGCTGAATCCGGCTGGGCTGATCGCGCGGGTGAACATCACGCGGGAGCTGTCCGGGGTCACGAACGCGCAGCGCCGCGCCCCGCAGCAGGCGAACGCCGCCGACCTGCTCGCCCTGGGCCCGGGCGCCGCGCCGGTCATCGCGGCGCACCTGGACGTCCTGACCGACTGCGCGCCCAACCCCGGTGCCAGCGGCGTGCCCGAGTGCATCGGAGCCTCAGCCCTGAGCGCTTCCCTGCGCGACAGCTATGCCGGGGAACGCGACCCGCGCGCCTGGACGCTGGCGCACGCCCGCGCCCGTCAGGCCGCGCTGGGCCTGCCCGTCCCGCCCGATCCGGTCACCCGCCCGCCGGAGGACGTCTCCGGTCCCAGGGAGCGCTGA